One Drosophila santomea strain STO CAGO 1482 chromosome X, Prin_Dsan_1.1, whole genome shotgun sequence DNA segment encodes these proteins:
- the LOC120457151 gene encoding putative glutathione-specific gamma-glutamylcyclotransferase 2: MLGFLRELRGSGSAADQLPGNIYTELFANIIAEPSGNGCKSADHDFTQGFSMLRTFDTENSNQLEPPTATDADVWIFGYGSLVWKADFPYIDRRRGFVWGFKRRFYQHSIDHRGIPERPGRVVTLLPGDPAQDRVYGVAYRIAASQKSAVLDHLDYREKNGYERCSLEFHEYPTDGAEPIQVIMYVATQANDSYAGDVWQVPCIARQIFSSAGPSGPNREYLFNLAAAMDQLFPGAVDEHLEELVACVRRCIAEDEPQLIRHALLHEIAGILEQEQLAEQAQLLENLLERCQKPGGREWLIHGALQAKNQS, translated from the coding sequence ATGTTGGGCTTTCTGAGGGAATTGCGAGGCAGCGGTTCTGCAGCGGATCAGCTGCCCGGCAACATATACACCGAGTTGTTCGCGAACATTATCGCGGAGCCCAGTGGAAATGGATGCAAGTCAGCGGATCACGATTTCACACAAGGATTCTCCATGCTGCGCACCTTCGACACGGAAAATAGCAACCAATTGGAGCCGCCGACGGCCACAGATGCGGATGTCTGGATCTTTGGCTATGGGTCATTGGTGTGGAAGGCGGACTTCCCGTACATTGATCGACGACGCGGCTTCGTTTGGGGATTCAAGCGTCGCTTCTACCAGCACAGCATCGATCACCGGGGCATTCCCGAACGTCCTGGTCGCGTGGTCACTCTGCTGCCGGGCGATCCGGCCCAGGATCGCGTCTACGGTGTGGCCTATCGCATAGCTGCTAGTCAAAAGAGTGCTGTGCTGGACCATCTCGACTACCGGGAGAAGAACGGATACGAGCGCTGCAGCTTGGAGTTCCATGAGTATCCAACGGACGGTGCCGAACCAATCCAGGTGATCATGTACGTGGCCACGCAGGCAAACGATTCCTATGCTGGTGATGTGTGGCAAGTTCCCTGCATTGCGAGGCAGATCTTCAGCTCGGCCGGTCCCAGTGGCCCCAATCGCGAGTACCTGTTCAATTTGGCCGCCGCCATGGATCAGCTCTTTCCCGGCGCCGTAGACGAGCACCTCGAAGAACTGGTGGCATGCGTGAGGCGTTGCATTGCCGAGGATGAGCCCCAGCTTATACGGCACGCCCTGTTACATGAGATAGCCGGTATtctggagcaggagcagctagCGGAGCAGGCTCAGCTGCTGGAGAATCTATTAGAGCGCTGCCAGAAGCCAGGCGGTCGCGAGTGGTTGATCCACGGAGCACTGCAAGCCAAAAACCAGTCGTGA